GCAGGTCACCGCCGTATGCGCGCTCGCACCATGGATCGAGCCCGGCGACCCCGTGGACCAGCTCGCCGGGCGCACCGTGCTGATCGCCCACGGCGACCGGGACCGGATCACCGACCCGCACGCCTCCCGCCGCTACGCCGACGCGGCCGCGCGGGCGGGCGCGCACGTGACCTATCACGAGGTAACCGGCGACGGGCATGGCATGCTGCGCCGCGCCCGCCACTGGCACGACCTCGTCCGTGCCTTCGTCACCGCCCAGCTGCCCGCGGCCACCCCGCCCCGGACAGCATGACGAGGGCCGGGCGAGTGCCCGGCCCTCGTGCGGAGAGACTGTCTCAGTCGACGTTCGACCGGGACGCGATCGGCGCGACCAGCGCGACGCCGAGCGCCGCGAACCCGATCTGGAAGAGCAGCTCCAGCCAGTCCACGCCACCCGTGTTGGCCACGTTGAACGCGCCCGCCACGAACGTGCCCAGCAGGGCCGCCACGACGCCGATGAGCATGGTCAGCCACAGGGCGATGGACTGCCGGCCCGGCAGGACCAGCCGACCGAGCACACCGATGACCAGACCGATGATGATGGCGGTGAAGATACCGGTGATTTCCACGGTGTCCCTTCCTTTCATGTCGTTGGCATTGGACTGCCCGCCCGCCCGGACTCTTAAACACCCGCAGAGTCCTTTTAAGAACAACGCGGTCGGCGTGTTAGGCGCTCTATTCCACTGGGCCGAGAGGGCACACGAATGGGGCCCCGGCGCGAACGCCGGGGCCCCATTACTCAGTTGTCACCGGGGCGGCATGCGGTCGGCGTAGTACGTGCCGACCTGGTCCCGGTACAGGAGGTCGTCGCGACGGTCCGGGTCGTACTCCGGAGCATCCTTGATCTCGGCCTTGGTGCGGTTGACGTACACCTTCTCCTCGAGGAAGTCGATGTTGTTCACCACACCCGCGGGAAGCATCCGCTTGCTGCCGAAGATCCACGGACCGGTGTCGACGACGATGCAGCTCGAACCGGTGGTGCCGGTCGTCTCATCGATCTTGCCGATACCGCCGTCGGTCGCCTCGACGTGGAAGCCGACGATCGAACGGTCTCCGCCGTCCTCCGTCGTCTTGTAGTCGAGGTCCTCCTTGTAGCTCCACGGGTCCCAGGGGATCGGGTTCATCGCGGTCATGATTCCTCCTCCTTTCGGACTGGTTGCTGACGACAACCGCCTACCCGCTCCCATCCACCGCTAACCTCCGCCCGCCGATTGATCGTCCGACTTGCCTGGCACTTGGGCGGATCACCGTCCAAGATTCGCCCAGGTGCCAGGCAAGTCGAGCGATCACGTGGCCACTCCGCCCGGAATGCATGGATCGGCGGGGGTATGGGTACGAGTGCGGGCATGGCGCGAACGGAGCGGGTGATGGAGGCCTCCCCGGAGCGGGTCTTCGCCGTGCTGGCCGACGGCTGGAGCTACGCGGATTGGGTGGTCGGCACCGCGCACATCAGGGACGTCGACTCCAGCTGGCCCGCCATGGGCAGCCGGCTGCACCACAAGGTCGGCCCGTGGCCGCTGTCCACGGCCGACGTCACGCACGTGGTCAGCTGCGATCCGCCGCACCGGCTGGTGATGCGGGCCAGGATGTGGCCGCTGGGCGAGGCCGTCGTCGCCTTCACCCTGGTCCGCGTGGACGCCGGGCGCACCCGGGTCATCCTGGTCGAGGACTTCGTCCGCGGCCCCATGCGCTGGATGCGCACGAAGGTCAACGACCTGGCGCTGCACGGCCGCAACATCGAGGTGCTCAGCCGCCTGGCCGACTTCGCGGAGAACCGGGAGAGCACCTACGACGCCCGCGCGCTGGCCGAGGTGCGGCTGGAACGCGTGGCACGGCACTGACCGTTTTGCCCCGTTCCCGCACCCGATCGCCCCACTCCCGCAGCCACGCGGCGCGCCGCGACCGCGGCGACCTCGCCGGGGAGCATCATCGGACGGTGACCCTTCCCCTGCACACGGCGGCCCCGCTGGACTACTACCTGCTGCTGCGCCCGGCCGACGACCGGGTCGAGGGCGTCGTCATCGAGGAGTTCTCGGTGCGCGACGACGGCACCGTCAGCGGCCTCGACACCTCCGCGTGGACCGTCGACACCGGTGGCTGGTGGAGTTCCGCCGAGTTCGGCGCCGCCATGCGTGCCGATCCCGCCGTACGCGGCAGGCTGCGCCCCGTGCACCGCGACGCCGCCGAGACGGCATACCGGCTGCTCAGCGGCGGGGCGCTCGACGAGGAGGCGGTGCTGCGGCTCAACTTCCTGGACCACCGGCGGCTGCCGAACGCGGCACCCCTGTCCCTCAACGACGGGCCGGAACCGGGCAGCCGCGTCTACCGGATCCTGTTCGCCGGTGACTTCTCCGCCGCCGCGCTCGACGAGCTGCGCGCCGCCTGGCAGCTGGTGCCGGTCGACCCGGCACTGGACCCGCTGGGGCGGGTCGTCGGGCGCACCCAGGGCACGGCCGGGGCGCACGACGTGGCCTGGGAGCTGCGGCGCATCGGCGCGGGCCTGGGCTGGGCCGTCGACGTCACCGTCCGGTTGCGCGAAGGCGATCACGAGACGGTGCCCGCCGCGCTGTACGAGCTGCGTCAAGAGGCCCGGGCCTGCGGCCTGCTCCCGGTCACCGTGGAACGCTTCGCCTGACCCGCCCGGCCCGGCCGCCGGGCCGCCGGGCCGCCGGGCCATGATCGTGGTCTCGTGTCAGAACCTGTGGTCGCACCGCCCTTTCTGACACGAGACAGTGATCATGGCGACCGGCCCCAGGCGGACAGGGCGGCGAAGTCGTCGTCGCGCAACCCGAGGCGCGGGTCGACCCGGTAGGGCAGCGCGCGCCCGGGGTGGTGCGCCCCGATCCACCGCGCGTCGATGCCGGTCAGCTCGTCGTCGACCCAGGCGAAGTCGCGGCCGTCCGCCCACGCGACGAGCGCCCGGGTCTTGAAGTGCAGGCCGTCGCGGCCGTCCGGACGCGGCTGCGGCCAGTGCACCACCGGCAGCTCGGGCAGCCCCAGCACCGGAGAGATCCATTCGTTGGCCTCGCCGGTCCAGGTCGTCGCCCACACCAGGTCGTACGGCAGGGCGAGCAGCCGTGGCCCGTGGTCGGGCCGCAGCCATACCCGCAGCGGTTTGATCCGGCGGCCCATGAGGTCGTAGCCCTGCAGCGAGGCCAAGGCCATGCGATGGGTGAGGTAGCCCTCGGGCCGCCGGCAGGGCTTGGCGGCGTACGGGTTGAGCGGTCCGTCGACGTCCAGGAAGAGCAGCGGGCGCGCCATCCGCGAACTGTAGGCCGACGGTGCCGCGCACGTCCGCCGGTTTTCGCCATGCAGGACGCAGAATGAGCCATGGCATACGGGGTGATTTCTGATGAAACGTCCCACGAGCGGCTGTCTGTGCGCGTCGCCGGCATCGTGCAGGGCGTCGGCTTCCGGCCGTTCGTGTACACACTCGCGCAGCGGCTGCACCTGCACGGGCACGTCGGCAACGACACCGAGGGCGTCTTCATCGAGGCCGAGGGCCCGCGCCCGGCGCTGGACGCGTTCCTGTCCGCCCTGGACCTGGAACGCCCACCGCTCGCGGTGATCGATTCGCTGACCGCGCTGCCGCTGCCGGTCACCGGGCAGCCCGGCTTCGTCATCGTCGCCAGCGACGCGTCCGGCCCGCCCGCCGCGCAGGTCAGCCCCGACGCCGCGACCTGCGAGGCATGCCTGGCCGAGACGACCGGCGGGGGCGGCCGGCGGCAGGGGTACGCGTTCACCAACTGCACGCACTGCGGCCCGCGCTTCACCATCGTGCGCGACGTGCCCTACGACCGGCCGAACACCACCATGGCCGCCTTCACCATGTGCGAGGACTGCGCCAAGGAGTACGCCGACCCCACCGATCGCCGGTTCCACGCGCAGCCGGTGTGCTGCCCCGCGTGCGGCCCACGGCTGCGCCTGGTCGGCATGGACGGCCGGGCGCTGCTCGGCGACCACACCGACCCGATCGCGGCGACCGCGCGGCTGCTGCGCAGCGGGGCGATCGTCGCGGTGAAGGGGCTGGGCGGCTACCACCTGGCGGTCGACGCGACCCATCCGGAGGCGGCGGCCCGGCTGCGGGCGGGCAAGCACCGCGAGGACAAGCCGTTCGCGCTGATGGTGGCCGACGTCGCCGAAGCGGCCGGGATCGCCGAGGTCGAACCGGCCGCCGCGCGGCTGCTGCGGCACCCGGCCCGGCCGATCGTGCTGCTGCCGCGGCGCGAGCGGCACCCCGCGTTCCGGATCGCCGGCGCGGTCGCGCCGGGCTGCCGCGAGCTGGGCGTGCTGCTGCCCTACACACCGCTGCACCACCTGCTGCTCGGCACGGTCGGGCGGCCCCTGGTGATGACGAGCGGCAACCTGTCGGACGAGCCGATCGCCTACCGCGACGACGACGCGCTGGCCCGGCTGGCGGGCCTCGCCGACGTGGCGCTGACCCACGACCGGCCCATCCACATGCGCACCGACGACTCGGTGGCCCGGGTGGTGCGCGGCGCGCCCATGCTGCTGCGCCGCTCGCGCGGGTACGTGCCGCGCCCGCTGCGGCTGCCGTGGGCGCTGCGGCGGCCGGTGCTGGGCTGCGGCGCGGCGCTGAAGAACACGTTCTGCCTGGCGCGCGGGCAGTACGCGACGCTGTCGCACCACATCGGCGACCTGGAGAACGCGCGTACCCACGGCTCCTACGCCGACGGGATCGCGCACCTGGAACGGCTGCTCGGCATCACGCCCGAGCTGGTCGCGCACGACCTGCACCCCGACTACCTGTCCACGGCGTACGCGCTGGAGCGGGAGGGGGTCCAGACGGTCGGGGTGCAGCACCACCACGCCCACATCGCGTCCTGCCTGGCCGAGCACGGGGTGCAGCAGGCGGTGATCGGGGTCGCGTTCGACGGGCTCGGCTACGGCGACGACGGCACGCTGTGGGGCGGCGAGATCCTGGTCGCGGACCTGGCGGCGTACGCCCGGGTGGGCCACCTGGAGGCGGTGCCGATGCCCGGCGGGGCGGCGGCGGTGCGCGAGCCGTGGCGCATGGCGCTGTCGTACCTGGACCGGCTGGGCGGTGACCTGCCGGTGCTGCCGCTGGTGGCCCGGCAGGCGCAGCGGTGGCGGCCGGTCCGCGAGGCGGCACGGCGCGGCGTGAACGCCCCGCTGACCTCCAGCGCGGGCCGGCTGTTCGACGCGGTCGCGGCGCTGCTCGACCTGCGCGACGAGGTCACCTACGAGGGCCAGGCCGCGGTGGACCTGGAGCAGATCGCCGAGCGCGGCGACGTCACCGGGTACGCCGCCCGGGTCGGCGAGGACCCGGTGCTGACGCTGCACGGCGTGGACCTGGTCCGGTCGGTGGTGGCCGACCGGCTCGACGGCGTGCCGGTGCCGCTGGTCGCGGCCCGGTTCCACGCCGGGCTCGCCGATCTCGTGGCCGGCGCGTGCGCGCTGGTGCGCGAGCGGCACGGCCTGGACACGGTCGCCCTGTCCGGCGGCGTCTTCCAGAACACGCTGCTGCTGAACCGTACCGTCGACCGCCTGCTCGCCACCGGTTTCCGGGTCCTGACCCACAGCCAGGTCCCCCCGAACGACGGCGGCATCAGCCTCGGCCAGGTCACCGTCGCCGCCGCCCGCGACCGCTGAGAGTCAGGAAGGGCACCTTCTACACCGACGTCCGTTAAGAAGGTGCCCTTCCTTCCTTATTTGTCGATGAGGCGCTGGACGCCGTCGAGGATGACGTCGAGGCCGAAGGCGAAGGCGTGGGCCGGGTCGCTGGAGGCCTGGTAGACCTCGCTGGAGGCCTGGCCGACGCGGGACGCGACGGGGTAGTCGCCGTGCGCGACGCGTTCCAGCACGGGGGCGGTGGCCCGCCACCACTCCTGCTCGGTCATGCCCGACTCGCGCTGCGCCTTGGCCAGCCCGGCGTGGGTGCGGGCGACGCCCTCGACGTGGGTCAGCACCAGGGTCAGCACCGAGTCCTGCTGCAGGTCGGTCAGGCCGATGCCCTCCAGCACCCGCAGCTCGGCCTCGTACTTGAGGAACGCGTGCGGGCCCAGCGTCGGCCGGCCGCCGGTCACGTCCAGCAGCCACGGGTGCCGCAGGGTCAGGTCCCAGTTGCGGTCGGCGATGTAGCGGAGCCCGTCGCGCCAGCCGCCCTTGCTCGCCGGGTCGTCGACACCCGTGTACAGCTCGCCGATTACGGTGTCGATCATCAGGTCGGTGAGCTCGGTCTTGCCCGGGACATGGGTGTACAGCGACATGGTGCCCGCGCCGAGCCGCTCGGCGACGCGGCGCATGGTGGCCGCGTCGATCCCCTCGGCGTCGGCCAGCTCGATCGCGGCCGTGACGATCGCCCGCACGGTGAGCCCGGACCGGCCGGGCCGCTGGTGCGAGCCCCACAGGAGGGCGAGGCTGCGGCCGGGGTCGCTCTTGGCGGTCATGGGACAGTCACCTCGTCGTATCGGCGGTGTACCCCGCACGGTACAGACCCGCACGGCCCACCCATGATCCCGCCAGGCCCGGCGCGCCGCGGCCCGGACCTGCCAAGCGTTAGGAAGGGCACCTTCTACATCGGAAAGCGATAAGAAGGTGCCCTTCCTTTACTCGGCGGGGGTGGGGGTGACCGAGGTGGCGGGCAGGGCCATGGTGATGCGGCTGTGGCCCTGGTGGGCGGCCGCGGCCGCTTCGTGGTACGCGTCGAGCTGGGCGAGGAACTCCTCGGAGCGGTAGAGGGAGCCGTCCACGGCGGGGCCGGGGCGGCCTTCGAGGACCGCGACGACGTCGTCGCCGGTGAGGGTCTTGTGCGTCTCGAGGGCGTGGGCCAGGGCGAGCACGTCGCGGCGGTGCTGGACGAGCATCTGGCCGGTCCGTTCGAGCAGCTCGCTGAGCATGTCCTCGATGCGGTCGGCCAGCGCCCGGCGGATGTCGGCCTCGGTGTCCTGGCCCTTCTTGCGCCGGCCGCCCTGGCCGCCGCCGGGGGCGCCGACCTCCAGGCGCTTGGCGGTGGAGTACGACGACACGGTGCCGCCCATGCCCCAGTAGCCCTCCATGAACGAGGCGACCGTGGTGGCCGACTCCAGGTCCCCGGAGACGCCCGAGGAGCTGTCGCCGCCGAAGAACAGCCGCTCCCCGGCCAGCGACGCGAGCGATACGCAGATGTCGGACTCGTACTCGGTGCGCCACCGGGTGAACTGGTCCTCGGGCGGGATGCTGGCCACCATGCCCAGGTAGTCGCTGCCCTTCTCGATGGTGGCGATGTCGATCTCCATGTGGTGCCGGGTGCGGTACGCGATCACCGCGTGGCATGCCTCGTGCACCGCCACGGCGTGCCGCTCCCGCTCGATGTACTCGACGTCCTCCGGCGGCCCCAGCTCCTTGAGCTGCTTGGCCCGCATCACGTCGCGCCAGGCGATGACCTCGCGGCCGTCCCGGATCGCGGTGATCAGCGCCTCGTTGATCAGATCCTTGATGGTCGCGCCGGTCGCGTACGGCGTGATCGTGGCGAGCTTGTCGATCTGCGCCGAGGTCAGCTCGTGGCGCACCTTGCCGAGATAGCCCTCGTAGGTGCGCACCCGCCCGGCCTTGCTCGGGTAGCCGACCTTGTAGATGCGGTCGATGCGGCCCGGCCGCAGCAGCGCCTCGTCCAGCGCCTCCGGCAGGTTCGTCGCCATCATCACCAGGATCCGGTAGCGCGGCGGCGGCTTGGGGCGCATGCCGAGCACCCGGCGCACGTACCGGTTGACGAAGCCGCGCGGCTTCTTCAGCCCGGACAGCTCGGTGAGCAGCGCCTGCAGCGTGCCCATGCCCGCGCCGCCGCCCATGCCCGCGCCCATCACGAACCGGCTGCGCCGCCCGGTCTGCTCCGGCTCGGCCTCGGCGCGCAGGTCGGCGGCGGCGTGCCGGGACAGCCGCCACTGCGTCTCCGGTGACAGGTAGCCGAAGCCGTGGCAGCCCTCGGCCGCCGGGCCGAACGCCGGCCGCATGCCGCGCGGGAAGCCCGGACCGCCCTGCGCCAGCATGCCGCGGCTGCCCAGCGAGTCCGCCTCGTCGAAGAAGACGATGACCCCGCCGTAGCGCAGCGCCAGCTTGCGCAGCTTGCGGAACAGCGACTTGACCTTCAGGATGCCGACGCCCATGAACATGTTGGTGAACGCGCCCGGATCGACGAACACGTACGGCTTGCCGGTCTCCCCCGCGACCGCCTCGGCCATCAGCGTCTTGCCGGTGCCCGGCGGGCCCCACAGCAGCAGGCCGGACGGCACGTAGCCGCCCTTGGCCTCGATCTCCTCGGGCCGCTCCAGGAACACGATGTTCTCCCGGACCCGCGCCAGCACGTGGTCCTGGCCCCAGACGTCGGCGAACCGGGTCTTGATGTCGTCGGGGTAGTACACGTCCACGCCGCCCCGCGACAGGAACCAGAAGATCGCTACGAACTGCAGCACGACCACGGCCAGGATGAAGATCAGCTGCAGCGCGTACGGCAGCAGCGCCCACAGGATCGCCGGGGCCTGGAACAGCGCCAGCACCGGCGAGGTGTCCAGCACCGCCCCCGCCACCAGCGCGAACACCCCGATCCAGAACAGCCACTTCAGCATCCGGGCCAGCCGGAACCGGCTCCAGTCCGACAGCCGCCGATGCGTGACCCGCTCGAAGCCGCCGAACACCCGGTGCGTCCAGAACCGGTGGTACGCCGACCAGTGCTCGCTCACCAGGAAATGCAGCTGGCGCAGCAGCTCGACGCCGGCCAGGATCAGCAGCCAGCGCGCCTCGGTCAGCTGGATCAGCGCCGCCTCCGAGAACGGCATGCCGCCCGGGAAGTCGGCGATCGTCGCCCACACCAGCACCAGCCACGCGATCGCGAACAGGAACAGGAACTTGACCCGGTCCCAGAACGGCAGGCGCTTGCGCGTCGGCCGCTCCTGCTGGCGGAACGGCTCGCCGGGCGGGCGCAGGCCCTCGACCGGCTCGGTCGGCTCGTTCATCGTGGGCTCCTCACCGTGAAGGACTGCACGACCGCGTCCAGGTCCCCCGCCCGCAGGCGGAAGCACGTGGCCGAACAGCGCAGGATGAACTGGTAGAGCCGCCCGCCCGCGTCGTCGACGTAGACGGTCTGGACGAACGTCTGCAGCGCGCCGCCGCCGGGGCTGTAGTTGAAGACGGTGCGTGCCCCGCGCGCCCCGTTCTCGGCCGCGAGCACCTCGTCCGAGATCAGCTCGAAGCCCTGGAAGATCGGGTTCTGGGCGTTGTCCTCGCGCGCCTGAGGGGTGATCGGGAACAGCAGGTCCCGCGCGCCGTTCAGGGACACCGCGTTGACCTCGGCCTCGCTGAGGCGCCGCACCATGACGTACACGAACGGCTCGTCACCCAGGCCGAGGAACAGGTGCAGCGGCTGGGCGGAGTCGGCGCCGTCGTAGGCGACCGACCAGATGCGCTCGCGCCGCGCCGCCGCGGCCGCCGACTCCGGGTCCTCACCGGACAGCAGCCCGTCCATCTCCTCGTGGGTGAGCCGCTGCCAGCCGTTGGGGACCTTGAAGTACACGCCGTCGTCGGCGTTCTTCACGTACTCGAACTCGGGGGCTCCGCACCCGCCGGACACGGCCGTCACGGCCGTGAGGAGGAGGGCGGCCAGTGTCGACCTGCCCCGCGTGCCCGCTGCCTGCCGCCTGCTCTTCATGACTGACCCCCACACCGCCGGGGTGCCACCGCCCGCCCGCACGAAGCGGTGACGTTGTAAGGAGTATGGGCGACGATCGATCAGCGCTCGGATTGGCTGCACAGCCGGTCTTCTAGTCCGCTCAACCGATAGCGAAATCGACAGATGTAGCTGATTATCTTCATGGTCGCCCCGGCCCCTTACGGCCCGCAACGCTGACCTCGGCGCGCCACCGGCGATGATCGCCACCTCGTGTCGAAATGTGCGGCCAGCCCACACCTTCTGACACGAAACGCCGATCTTCCCGCGCGGCAGCCGGAGCCCAGCGACAGCGTGTCAAGTCAAGATCGCGGTCTCGTGTCGAAACATGGGGTCTAAGCACAGGTTCCGACACGAGACCGCGATCTCCACGCGCAGGGCCGCCATCGAGCCGGAGCGTCGCGGCCCATGATCGCCGTTTCGTGTCGAAAGGTTGCGTCTAACCACACATCTCGACACGAAACGGCGATCTTGCCCACCGCCGCGCCGCCACCACCGATGCGGTGCCACCGCGCCGCCACCGCCGTGCCGCCACCGCCGTGCCGCCACCGCCGCGCCGCCACGATGCCGCGCCGCTGCGCTGCCGCCACCGCCGTGCCGCCACCGCGCCTGTGAGCTGCCACTACCTCGCCCGCCGCCAGCGGTTCTTGCGGGTAGCCGCATCCGCGCGGCGGGTCAGCCCAGGTTGGGGCGGAGCCAGCGCTCCACGTCCGCAAGGTCCGCGCCGCGCCGGGCCGCGTAGTCCGCCAGCTGGTCCCGCCCGATCCGCCCGACCGTGAAGTAGCGCGACGCCGGGTTCGCCAGCATCAGCCCGCTCACGCTCGCCGCCGGCGTCATCGCGAACGACTCGGTCAGCGCCAGGCCCACCCGCTCGGCCCCGAGCAGGTCGAACAGCTCGCGCTTGAGCGTGTGGTCCGGCGTGGCCGGGTAGCCGAACGCGGGCCGGATGCCCCGGAACCGCTCGGCGTGCAGATCCTCGATCGCCGGTTCCGCACCGGGCTCGTACCACTCCCGCCGCGCCTTCAGGTGCAGGTGCTCGGCGAACGCCTCCGCGAGCCGGTCCGCCAGCGCCTTCACCATGATCGCGCGGTAGTCGTCGTGCTCGGCCTCGTACGCGGCCGCCAGCTCGTCCGCCCCATGGATCGCGACGCCGAACCCGCCCAGGTGATCCCCGGCCGGGGCCAGGTAGTCCGACAGGCACCGGTTGGGCCGCCCGGCGGGCTTGGCCGTCTGCTGCCGCAGCATCGGCAGCCGGAGCCCCGACTCCAGCAGGATGTCGTCACCCTCGGCGTGGGCGGGCCAGAACCCGTACACACCCCGCGCGGTCAGCGACCCGTTCGCGATGATCTCGTCGAGCATGGTGTTGGCGTCGGCGAACAGCTCCCGCGCCTGCGGCAGCTCCAGGATCGCCGGGTACTTCCCCTTCAGCTCCCAGGCCAGGAACAGGAACGTCCAGTCGATCATCGCGCGCAGCTCGGCCAGCTCCGGCGCGACCTCGCGCACCCCGGTGAACGCGGGCACCGGCAGCTCGGCGAAGTCGACCCGCTCCGCGTTGGCGCGCGCCTCGGCCAGGGTGAGCAGCGGTTGCCGGGTCTTGTTCGCGTGCTCCTCGCGCAGCCGCGCCTGCTCGGCCCGGTTGGCCGCGGACAGCTTCTCCGCGCGGTCCGGGTCGAGCAGGTCGGACACCACGCCGACGACGCGGGAGGCGTCGAGCACGTGCACGGTGTCGGCCTCGTACGCCGGCGCGATGCGCACCGCCGTGTGCTGGCGCGAGGTGGTGGCCCCGCCGATGAGCAGCGGCAGCTTGATGCCGCGGCGCTGCATCTCCTGCGCGACCGACACCATCTCGTCCAGCGACGGCGTGATCAGCCCGGACAGGCCGATCACGTCGGCGCCCTCGGCCAGCGCGGTGTCCAGGATCTTCGCGGCGGGCACCATCACCCCGAGGTCGATCACCTCGTAGTTGTTGCAGCCCAGCACGACCCCGACGATGTTCTTGCCGATGTCGTGCACGTCGCCCTTGACCGTGGCCAGCACGACCTTGCCCTGGCCCCGCTCGGCGGCCAGGCGTCCCTCCCGGCGCGCCTGCTCCTTCTCCGCCTCCATGTACGGCTCCAGATAGGCCACCGCGCGCTTCATCACCCGGGCGCTCTTGACCACCTGCGGCAGGAACATCTTGCCCGCGCCGAACAGGTCGCCGACGACCTTCATGCCGTCCATCAGCGGGCCCTCGATCACGTCGAGCGGCCGGGCGGCCTCCTGCCGGGCCAGCTCGGTGTCCTCCTCGATGAAGTCCACGATGCCGTGCACCAGCGCGTGCGACAGCCGCTGCGCCACCGGCGCGTCCCGCCAGGACAGGTCGGCGACGCGCTTGGCGGTCTCGCCGCTGACCGTGGCGGCGTACGCGACGAGCCGGTCGGTGGCGTCGGGGCGCCGGTCGAACAGCACGTCCTCGACCAGCTCGCGCAGCTGCTCGGGGATGTCCTCGTAGACGGCGAGCTGGCCCGCGTTGACGATGCCCATGTCGAGCCCGGCGCGCACCGCGTGCAGCAGGAACGCCGAGTGCATCGCCTCGCGCACCACGTCGTTGCCGCGGAACGAGAACGACAGGTTGGAGATGCCGCCGCTGGTCCGCGCGCCGGGGCAGCGCTGCTTGATCAGCGGCAGCGCGTCGATGAACGCCTTGGCGTAGCCGTTGTGCTCGGCGATGCCGGTGGCCACGGCGAGCACGTTCGGGTCGAAGACGATGTCCTCCGGCGCGAAGCCCGCCTGCTGGGTGAGCAGGTCGTACGCCCGCGCGCAGATCTCCACCTTGCGCTCGACGGTGTCGGCCTGGCCCTGCTCGTCGAAGGCCATCACCACCACGCCCGCGCCGTAGCCGCGAATGCGCCGGGCCTGGTCGAGGAACGGCTCCTCGCCCTCCTTGAGGCTGATCGAGTTGACCACGCCCTTGCCCTGCACGCACTTGAGGCCGGCTTCGAGCACGCTCCACTTCGAGCTGTCCACCATGATCGGGATCCGGGCCACCTCGGGCTCGGTCGCGATCAGGTTGAGGAACGTGGTCATCGCCCGCTCGCTGTCGAGCAGGTCGGCGTCCATGTTCACGTCGAGCAGGTTCGCGC
The Catellatospora sp. IY07-71 DNA segment above includes these coding regions:
- a CDS encoding GlsB/YeaQ/YmgE family stress response membrane protein, with product MEITGIFTAIIIGLVIGVLGRLVLPGRQSIALWLTMLIGVVAALLGTFVAGAFNVANTGGVDWLELLFQIGFAALGVALVAPIASRSNVD
- a CDS encoding PRC-barrel domain containing protein; the protein is MTAMNPIPWDPWSYKEDLDYKTTEDGGDRSIVGFHVEATDGGIGKIDETTGTTGSSCIVVDTGPWIFGSKRMLPAGVVNNIDFLEEKVYVNRTKAEIKDAPEYDPDRRDDLLYRDQVGTYYADRMPPR
- a CDS encoding SRPBCC domain-containing protein; translation: MARTERVMEASPERVFAVLADGWSYADWVVGTAHIRDVDSSWPAMGSRLHHKVGPWPLSTADVTHVVSCDPPHRLVMRARMWPLGEAVVAFTLVRVDAGRTRVILVEDFVRGPMRWMRTKVNDLALHGRNIEVLSRLADFAENRESTYDARALAEVRLERVARH
- the hypF gene encoding carbamoyltransferase HypF, encoding MISDETSHERLSVRVAGIVQGVGFRPFVYTLAQRLHLHGHVGNDTEGVFIEAEGPRPALDAFLSALDLERPPLAVIDSLTALPLPVTGQPGFVIVASDASGPPAAQVSPDAATCEACLAETTGGGGRRQGYAFTNCTHCGPRFTIVRDVPYDRPNTTMAAFTMCEDCAKEYADPTDRRFHAQPVCCPACGPRLRLVGMDGRALLGDHTDPIAATARLLRSGAIVAVKGLGGYHLAVDATHPEAAARLRAGKHREDKPFALMVADVAEAAGIAEVEPAAARLLRHPARPIVLLPRRERHPAFRIAGAVAPGCRELGVLLPYTPLHHLLLGTVGRPLVMTSGNLSDEPIAYRDDDALARLAGLADVALTHDRPIHMRTDDSVARVVRGAPMLLRRSRGYVPRPLRLPWALRRPVLGCGAALKNTFCLARGQYATLSHHIGDLENARTHGSYADGIAHLERLLGITPELVAHDLHPDYLSTAYALEREGVQTVGVQHHHAHIASCLAEHGVQQAVIGVAFDGLGYGDDGTLWGGEILVADLAAYARVGHLEAVPMPGGAAAVREPWRMALSYLDRLGGDLPVLPLVARQAQRWRPVREAARRGVNAPLTSSAGRLFDAVAALLDLRDEVTYEGQAAVDLEQIAERGDVTGYAARVGEDPVLTLHGVDLVRSVVADRLDGVPVPLVAARFHAGLADLVAGACALVRERHGLDTVALSGGVFQNTLLLNRTVDRLLATGFRVLTHSQVPPNDGGISLGQVTVAAARDR
- a CDS encoding TetR/AcrR family transcriptional regulator yields the protein MTAKSDPGRSLALLWGSHQRPGRSGLTVRAIVTAAIELADAEGIDAATMRRVAERLGAGTMSLYTHVPGKTELTDLMIDTVIGELYTGVDDPASKGGWRDGLRYIADRNWDLTLRHPWLLDVTGGRPTLGPHAFLKYEAELRVLEGIGLTDLQQDSVLTLVLTHVEGVARTHAGLAKAQRESGMTEQEWWRATAPVLERVAHGDYPVASRVGQASSEVYQASSDPAHAFAFGLDVILDGVQRLIDK
- a CDS encoding AAA family ATPase; amino-acid sequence: MNEPTEPVEGLRPPGEPFRQQERPTRKRLPFWDRVKFLFLFAIAWLVLVWATIADFPGGMPFSEAALIQLTEARWLLILAGVELLRQLHFLVSEHWSAYHRFWTHRVFGGFERVTHRRLSDWSRFRLARMLKWLFWIGVFALVAGAVLDTSPVLALFQAPAILWALLPYALQLIFILAVVVLQFVAIFWFLSRGGVDVYYPDDIKTRFADVWGQDHVLARVRENIVFLERPEEIEAKGGYVPSGLLLWGPPGTGKTLMAEAVAGETGKPYVFVDPGAFTNMFMGVGILKVKSLFRKLRKLALRYGGVIVFFDEADSLGSRGMLAQGGPGFPRGMRPAFGPAAEGCHGFGYLSPETQWRLSRHAAADLRAEAEPEQTGRRSRFVMGAGMGGGAGMGTLQALLTELSGLKKPRGFVNRYVRRVLGMRPKPPPRYRILVMMATNLPEALDEALLRPGRIDRIYKVGYPSKAGRVRTYEGYLGKVRHELTSAQIDKLATITPYATGATIKDLINEALITAIRDGREVIAWRDVMRAKQLKELGPPEDVEYIERERHAVAVHEACHAVIAYRTRHHMEIDIATIEKGSDYLGMVASIPPEDQFTRWRTEYESDICVSLASLAGERLFFGGDSSSGVSGDLESATTVASFMEGYWGMGGTVSSYSTAKRLEVGAPGGGQGGRRKKGQDTEADIRRALADRIEDMLSELLERTGQMLVQHRRDVLALAHALETHKTLTGDDVVAVLEGRPGPAVDGSLYRSEEFLAQLDAYHEAAAAAHQGHSRITMALPATSVTPTPAE